Proteins encoded together in one Variovorax paradoxus EPS window:
- a CDS encoding branched-chain amino acid ABC transporter substrate-binding protein has translation MKTKASMVPFIGGIGLVALAVAGQASAQEQVVKIGHSGPLSGPNAFAGKDNENGVRLAIEELNAKKLSVGGKTLKFELVSEDDQCDAKTGVSVAQKFVDDGVKFVMGPYCSGVAIPASRIYSDGGTMVSTVGTNPKVTQGGYKNLYRIIASDNQIGSSMAVYAAKELKVKKVGVIDDRTAFGQGLAEEFTKEAQKQGLTVVGKEFTTDKAVDFTAILTNMKAKAPEAIFFGGYAPQAAPMARQMKQLAVPGKLLGGDTVCSPATGKLGGDAVNDLVYCAQGGSILEKAQSGPAFKEKFKKRFNADADAYAASYYDQVLFIGESMKKANSIDPDKVGAQLYKDTYKGVAATYSYDDKGNMKQAPITVFTFKNAAPVPIASY, from the coding sequence ATGAAGACAAAAGCAAGCATGGTTCCATTCATCGGCGGCATCGGCCTGGTGGCACTCGCCGTCGCAGGCCAGGCCAGCGCGCAGGAGCAGGTCGTGAAGATCGGCCACAGCGGTCCCCTCTCGGGTCCCAACGCGTTCGCGGGCAAGGACAATGAAAACGGCGTGCGCCTGGCCATCGAGGAGCTCAACGCCAAGAAGCTCAGCGTCGGCGGCAAGACGCTGAAGTTCGAGCTGGTCTCCGAAGACGACCAGTGCGACGCCAAGACCGGCGTGAGCGTGGCGCAGAAGTTCGTGGACGACGGCGTCAAGTTCGTCATGGGCCCGTACTGCTCGGGCGTGGCGATTCCGGCTTCGCGCATCTACAGCGACGGCGGCACCATGGTCTCGACCGTGGGCACCAACCCGAAGGTGACGCAAGGCGGCTACAAGAACCTCTATCGCATCATCGCGAGCGACAACCAGATCGGCTCCAGCATGGCCGTGTACGCAGCCAAGGAGCTGAAGGTCAAGAAGGTCGGCGTCATCGACGACCGCACCGCCTTCGGCCAGGGCCTCGCCGAAGAGTTCACCAAGGAAGCGCAGAAGCAGGGCCTCACCGTGGTCGGCAAGGAATTCACCACCGACAAGGCCGTGGACTTCACCGCCATCCTCACCAACATGAAGGCCAAGGCGCCCGAGGCGATCTTCTTCGGCGGCTATGCACCGCAGGCCGCACCGATGGCTCGCCAGATGAAGCAGCTCGCCGTGCCCGGCAAGCTGCTGGGCGGCGACACCGTCTGCAGCCCCGCCACCGGCAAGCTCGGCGGCGATGCGGTCAACGACCTCGTGTACTGCGCGCAGGGCGGCTCGATCCTCGAGAAGGCGCAAAGCGGCCCGGCTTTCAAGGAGAAGTTCAAGAAGCGCTTCAACGCCGATGCCGATGCGTACGCCGCCTCGTACTACGACCAGGTGCTGTTCATCGGCGAATCGATGAAGAAGGCCAACTCGATCGACCCCGACAAGGTGGGCGCGCAGCTCTACAAGGACACCTACAAGGGCGTGGCCGCGACCTATTCCTACGACGACAAGGGCAACATGAAGCAGGCGCCGATCACGGTGTTCACCTTCAAGAACGCAGCCCCGGTTCCCATCGCCAGCTACTGA
- a CDS encoding dihydrodipicolinate synthase family protein, translated as MSNPRWQGIFPAITTKFHADESIDAEGTARHIDFQIRNGIHGLVTCGSLGEASTLTLEEKLQVAKIALEAADGRIPVLANVSETSTREALRYVDGANKLGVAGFMVMPSVIYVADAREAMLNVRTIANAAQKPIMVYNNPVAYRVDLKPEHMVELADCEWIAAIKESTDNIRRITDLRNTVGDRYQLFLGVDDLAYEGLALGCDGLLAGVGCAFPRETVALYDLMKAGKFAEALKLYQWMTPMLHLDVSTKLVQNLKLIDVLVGVGTEHMRRPRLPLIGEERAFIENIVKKALATRPAQYQSVV; from the coding sequence GTGAGCAATCCCCGCTGGCAAGGCATCTTTCCCGCCATCACCACCAAGTTCCACGCCGACGAAAGCATCGATGCCGAGGGCACCGCGCGCCACATCGACTTCCAGATCCGCAACGGCATTCACGGCCTCGTCACCTGCGGTTCGCTCGGCGAAGCCAGCACGCTGACGCTCGAAGAAAAGCTGCAGGTCGCCAAGATCGCGCTCGAAGCCGCCGACGGCCGCATCCCGGTGCTGGCCAACGTGTCTGAGACCAGCACCCGCGAAGCCCTGCGCTACGTGGACGGCGCCAACAAGCTCGGCGTGGCCGGCTTCATGGTGATGCCCTCGGTGATCTACGTGGCCGACGCGCGCGAGGCGATGCTCAACGTGCGCACCATCGCGAACGCGGCGCAGAAACCCATCATGGTCTACAACAATCCGGTGGCCTACCGCGTGGACTTGAAGCCCGAGCACATGGTCGAGCTGGCCGATTGCGAATGGATCGCCGCCATCAAGGAGAGCACCGACAACATCCGCCGCATCACGGACCTGCGCAACACGGTGGGCGACCGCTACCAACTCTTCCTCGGTGTGGACGATCTCGCCTATGAAGGCCTGGCGCTCGGCTGCGACGGCCTGCTCGCGGGCGTGGGCTGCGCGTTCCCGCGCGAGACCGTGGCGCTCTACGACCTGATGAAGGCCGGCAAGTTCGCCGAAGCGCTCAAGCTCTACCAGTGGATGACGCCGATGCTGCACCTGGATGTATCGACCAAGCTCGTGCAGAACCTGAAGCTCATCGACGTGCTGGTCGGCGTGGGCACGGAGCACATGCGGCGTCCGCGTCTGCCGCTCATCGGCGAGGAACGCGCCTTCATCGAGAACATCGTGAAGAAGGCGCTCGCGACGCGGCCGGCGCAGTATCAGTCGGTTGTGTAA
- a CDS encoding type II toxin-antitoxin system HipA family toxin — MQALNAWMNGELVGTWSVDRDSHAFRYHPGWLDSPRRRSLSLSIPINSTLEVRGDVVRNYFDNLLPDNIAIRVRLGHRFRLKGINTFDLLEAIGRDCVGAVQLLPEGAEPEGWNAMNCEPIGDKEIAELLRAVPSDATPESMRDEDLFRISLAGAQEKTALTRWNGAWCRPHGATPTTHIIKLPLGLIGGSRRVDASDSVQNEWVCAQIVEALGLLVAPTSMATFEGQTALVVERFDREWMDGGTWIARLPQEDFCQAMGLPSTRKYEHDEGPGMPNCLQLLQGSRSTDDRTRFLLTQLAFFLLAATDGHAKNFSVRLYQGDVYDMTPLYDIISMWPYFGNGSHQFQPRKAGLAMAVRSKSKHYLFHTIQARHWHQLAMKNGGIDVWNAMLDMVASLEEALGEVEALLPADFPASTWEAISRGMRSEAARFLAGAVGTPRVG; from the coding sequence ATGCAGGCGCTGAATGCGTGGATGAACGGGGAGCTGGTCGGCACCTGGTCAGTCGATCGCGATTCCCACGCGTTCAGGTATCACCCCGGATGGCTGGATTCGCCGCGACGGCGTTCGTTGTCGCTGTCGATCCCGATCAACAGCACGCTCGAAGTCCGGGGCGACGTTGTCAGGAACTACTTCGACAACCTGCTGCCCGACAACATCGCGATCCGGGTGCGCCTGGGCCACCGTTTCAGGCTCAAGGGCATCAACACCTTCGACCTGCTCGAAGCCATCGGGCGTGACTGCGTCGGCGCCGTGCAATTGCTGCCTGAAGGCGCGGAGCCCGAAGGCTGGAACGCGATGAACTGCGAGCCCATCGGCGACAAGGAAATCGCCGAGCTGCTGCGGGCCGTTCCGTCCGACGCCACCCCCGAAAGCATGCGCGACGAAGACCTGTTTCGCATCTCGCTTGCCGGTGCGCAGGAAAAGACCGCCCTGACCCGCTGGAACGGCGCGTGGTGCCGCCCGCACGGCGCCACGCCCACCACCCACATCATCAAATTGCCGCTCGGGCTCATCGGCGGCTCCCGGCGCGTGGACGCATCCGACTCGGTGCAGAACGAATGGGTTTGCGCACAGATCGTCGAGGCGCTCGGCCTGCTGGTGGCGCCGACATCCATGGCGACCTTCGAGGGCCAGACGGCCCTGGTGGTGGAGCGTTTCGATCGCGAGTGGATGGACGGCGGCACATGGATCGCACGCCTGCCGCAAGAAGATTTCTGCCAGGCCATGGGGCTGCCGTCGACGCGGAAGTACGAGCACGATGAAGGCCCTGGCATGCCCAATTGCCTGCAGCTTTTGCAAGGAAGCCGGAGCACCGACGACCGCACCCGATTCCTGCTGACCCAGCTGGCCTTCTTTCTTCTCGCCGCGACGGACGGCCACGCCAAGAACTTCTCGGTCCGCCTGTACCAGGGCGACGTCTACGACATGACGCCGCTCTACGACATCATTTCGATGTGGCCCTACTTCGGCAACGGATCCCACCAGTTCCAGCCGCGCAAGGCGGGTCTGGCCATGGCGGTTCGCTCCAAAAGCAAGCACTACCTTTTTCACACCATCCAGGCGCGCCATTGGCATCAGCTGGCGATGAAGAACGGCGGCATCGACGTGTGGAACGCCATGCTGGACATGGTGGCGTCGCTGGAGGAAGCGCTGGGCGAAGTCGAGGCATTGCTGCCGGCCGATTTCCCCGCATCGACCTGGGAAGCCATTTCGCGGGGAATGCGAAGCGAGGCTGCGCGCTTCCTTGCGGGCGCTGTCGGCACGCCGCGCGTCGGATAA